One Rhinolophus ferrumequinum isolate MPI-CBG mRhiFer1 chromosome 10, mRhiFer1_v1.p, whole genome shotgun sequence genomic window, TTGGAAACTCCAAAGAACTGGCACAGACTGAAAGCATCCTGGTGAGGTGAAGTCaaagttttctctattttctcagATACCACTAAATTTCTGCCATGTTGCATCGCCTACGTTAGCAACTTGATTCTCGTTGAGCTCAAGTGCCTCTTATGTCAGGAGGACACTGTCATTGAGATGCCTTGTCATCACTTCCGTTCCAATTGCATTCTGCCCTGGCTAAGCAAGCCAAATTCTGACCCCTtgtgctgccgtgagctgccgacTGGACACGACACGTGTGAGGAGCACAGATGAGGCGGGCTCATGTCTCAGCCACAGCACCACTCAGAGAAGCTCTGGGGGGAAGATACACATGAGGTGGCTGTGGCTGAGTGCCAGCGCTCCAGGACACCTTTCTCTTGCCCCTTAAACCCTCATCAAAGGTTTCTTTGCCCCCACCCTCTAaagcctcctcccaccccccaccccccaaaaaaaacccacaacaccATGCACTTGGTTCTGGGCACATAGTTGAGAGTATGCTTGTATTTCTAAGTTTTGCTGGAGTGGAGCTGGGGCCACAGTATTCTGTGTCCTAGTTACACTGACTTTACAAAAGAGGGACCCATGAGCTACTTGAGGATAGATTAAGTCAACTTGGGAGGCTCTCACATTTTAGGGTTAAAGACCAGAATGCAGTCAGTCCCCTGCCAGCAGGCATAACAGCTTTTCTCGGTGACCCCAAGGAACACTCCCCATGCTAGTGGCTCTCCACCCTGCTCATCCTTAGGAGGTTTGAGATCTCACCACAGTTCCTCTCCTGTCCCTCTTCAGAGGTATGGAGATACGGCACCCCCAGGCCAGGGAGAGGATGGAGACTCAGGTACCTAACCCCTACCCACACTTGGGGAGCTGGAGTTAAAGGGAGAGAGTGTGtaccttcttttcccttcccatcCAGACCTTTTTCTACCAAACAGCTGGAGCAACAGAAAGAACACTCTCTCAGCCCATCCCGAGAGGTCACAGTGTTTTTTCAGGTGGGGAGGCCCAGCAGAGCCCTGGCAGCCAGTTGGGGGAAGTAGAGAACTGACCTTGTGGAAATGGATATTCTTCAGGAAGGGAGATGTCCAGGCAAGTGGACGTATCTAGATGTTTTTGGAGTGAGACCTCCCAGCTAAGAACGAGCAGAATAAGAAATTGCAAAGGGAAGAATTTTGGACTTTCATTTccttgcattttaatttaaaagaaagtgtatttaaattttgttctttgtgaCTTTTGAAATTAGGAGGGGGTTCTTGTTCAATTTAGGACATTTTTTGCTTGCTAATGTtgaattatttgatattttatgcTGCCAGGTAGTACTTGCTTTGTAACCTGcaggtgagctgagctgagctgattGGAGAGAGCAAACAGAGTTTAGGCCACAGTACAGTCGTAGCGTTAATTTGTGTCCTTTGCACCCAATTCGGTCCTTTGTACCGTTAATTTGTACCCAATTCAGAGGACTTTGGGGGCAACTGTGAAATGGCCACCTCACTGATTCCAGgagaatatacaaagaataatGGTGAGAacctgttatttcattttcttcgtctgaaaatggggataacacattttttgtctcttgtaaGGATTATATGAGTAAATACGTGTAAAACATTTGGAAACctatttccacattttctatttggaaatatatttcttatttgctCCTGCCACATAGTAGGAGCTATAAAAATCAATGGGCCTTATGATATGGCCACTTTCGTAGGTCACAAATAGCCAAATATCTGCAAAGTGGGAGACTGCTCTGATGTACGGTGggtcccttctcctccctccagctgTACCTGTGGTTGATCACAGACCCCAGGCCAACCCTTTAACCCCAAAAGGTTGAACAAAGAGAAGGTAACTTTGTGTTGGGGGCTCTTTCTCTTAGATGTCCCTTCCTCACAAGAGGAGCAGGTTGGAGGGAACACTTTCCAGCCTATCTTTCCATTCCGTGCTTACTCTCCTCTGGGGAAGAGTAGCTGATCTTACAGAAGAGAGCCTGACTGTGGCCTCGCCAGCCCTGTCTCTATTCAGTCTGTGAGTTAggcagggatggggagagagtAGAAGGCCCCTGTAGCCTGAGGTCTCTTAATCAGCTTTAACAGATAGCCCTGCATTTGGGGTTTATAGCACATCTGTCCAGCCATTAGTAAGGTGGATACTTTGCTTTGATCTCCAGTAGGTAATGACTTTCATGTCATTTCTGTATTGCTCTGAACTAGAGGGACAGAAGGATGAGTCAGGATTTTTAATCTCCAAGACACTTCAGTTTTCCTAATCTAATCTTCTCAAGAAACTCCACCTCCAATTCCTTCCTGAACTCCATCATCTTCCACTGTCTCCCCTCTGTCATTTTGGCAAGAATTTTTGCCTTGCCTCAAGCTATAGGTTGAGAAAGACCCATAAAAGAACTTTCCGTATAGGTTGGTGGAGTTGTAAGTGGGTCCTTGTATTGGAGGGGAGGGTGGGTAAAATAGGAAAAGTGGGCAGGTGGAAACTTTCTACACCAGGAGGAAGCAAAGGAACGAAGGAGattattttgtctgtttcctctcTGAACACACTTCCAGATTTTCCTTGGCCAGGACACTGCCAGCCCTGCATTGCAGTAGGTCAGTCACTCTTAATCTTCTGacacatctttttatatgtcctGGGGGTAGGACAGTAGAGATCAGAGGTGGCTCCTGAGTTGGAAAGACTCGAGTAAAGTCTGTGAGTCTTTACTCTCACACAcaacacttctggtcaccaaaggTATAGGGTTTTCCCCCGACTAAGCAATTCTGCAACACCATGTGAGTGTCCTTCAGTTGCACTCAATTCTGACACCAGCTGCacgtgtcagatcccacaggttaagggatTAGTCCCACAAGACTACTCTTCCCGACTTCAGTTGCCAGTCACGAGTAGTAGGTCCCCAGGTTACCCCCAACTTCTGATTTGTAGCCAAATCGGAGTTTCCCATGACACCTGCCTTGCATccgattaatttgctagggcagctcacagaactcagggaaacacttacatTTATCAGTTTATTAAAGGATGTGATAAAGggtacagatgaacagccagatgaagagatacatagggtgaCGTCTGGGAGGGTCCCGAGAGCAGGAACTTCTGTCTCCGTGAAGTTGGGGGTGTGTCACACTCCTGGTAGGAGGCGTGTTCacccacctggaagctctctgaaccccatactACTGGGATTGTATGGAGCCTTCCTCACCTAGGCATGGTCAGTTATTCACTCCATCTCCAGCCGCTCTCCCCTCTGATGTGGGGGTGGCGCTGAAAATTCCATGCTTCTattcatggcttggtctttctggtgaccaggcCCCAACCAGGAGCCCGCTCAGAGttgcctcattagaacaaaagatgctcttatcacttaggaaattacaagggtttcaggagctctgtgccaggaactgggggcagAGACCAATACATATATTTCCTGTTATGTCATAGATCCTTTCCAGCCATCCTCTCTGCCCTTAAATGCACAGACTTCCCTCCATTTGTAAGAGggaaagagattttattttctcatgctcccccccacccccgccattgAGTCCCATATGCCTTTACAGTGAAGACCGGCCAGGGCTGGGGGGCGGTTGGCATGTATTAGGTAGCCAAGTCCCGTACATAGTAAACACTTGGATGTTTGTTGAACGGGTCAAAGGGAGTCATCCACCCTGAGGTGAAGCTGAGGTCCTGGCAGATGATGGTGTAGAGGAGGAAAGACCGCACAGGATGGGACCCTGGGAGCACAGAGTGTGCAGTCGGAAAATGTGCTAGGAAAGGAAATGGGAGCTGGGAGAATCAGAAGAGTGCAGTGTCATGGAAGGTCAGCGAGGAGAAAGTTTCTGGAAGGAGTAATTGGGTCCAATTCTACAGAGAGAATGAAGGCAGTCAGGACTTGAAAATAGTCAcgcatttgttgttgttgggacCTTTTGGGAGAGCAGTTGCTGCAGGCTGGTGGCTGGGAAGAGGCAGACTGCAGAGGGATGAGGAGTACCCGCGGGGGAGGAAGCGCGGAGCCCGTGGGCATCCACGCGGCAGGGGATCAGCTGAGGAGGGCCAAGACTTCACAAAGGATATTTTGGGATGTGGAGACTTGAACAGGTTTGTAAgctgagaaggaggaaaagtttaaaatcaaaggGATGGGATAACTAAGGAAGAATCCTCGTAGAGTGGGCAGCTTCTGTCCTTTCCTGACCCAACAGACACCATAGAGCCAGGCTTGGGGTGCAGTGCTTCAGTGATGAATGTGAGGGGCTAAGAGATGGAGGTCAGGGTGGGCGGTGTGTGGGTACTGTAGGCACCTCCCATGGCCTCGCCGGGGATGGGGGCGTCGTCATCATTAGGGCTTCTTGACTTCAGAGGCACGAGGGAATAAGCTTTTCAGATAGTTCACggtttctttcactgttttgTCCAGATTCTTCCCAATTTTATGGCCAAGCTTGGCCAGTTTTTCCTCTGAGGTGGTTGCTGAGGAATATTGGGAGAGAAATGTCAGGGTAAGGCTACTGTCCCCACCACTCTCCACACTCTAGCAATTCTTTCTATGGTGCTGGCACAGGAGATCAACGGATTCTCTGAGTATCATTTACCTTTAATTCTTGTTCCCCCCTgcagcttcctttctctttctaacCCCATCCATTTCCCCCAAGGAAGCAAGCTCTTTTCTGCTCAATGCCTTCCCAGCCTTTCCCCCTCTTCCCTGGCTCCTAACAAGCCCCCGGAGTGAGTTCTGTCATCTCTTCTAATTGAAAGGCAGCATTTCTGAAAACTATCCTTCTGGGTATGGGGTGAAGCAGCTCAGGAGTTTGATTCTTTGGTCTCTCGATGGATTCGATCACAACCTCCTCTTCAGAAAACCGGCTCTTCTCTGGAGATAGCAGACTCTTTAGAAAGGCCCTCCCTGGAGACTTGGTCATTCTTGGAGAGGCTTTTGGGCGTGAACTACGTAGCTGGGACCAAGAGATGGAGTGAGTGAGGGGCAGAAAAAGAGCTCATAGCAGGAAGCAGCCAGCCAGCACTGTGGAGGGTATCAGGGTTGAATCATTGCCCAATTTGTGTAGACCGGGACTGAGGTCCCATACCAGCATCCAAATCGATGAGCACCTGAAAGGCACGTCCCTGATTTTGAATGCCCTTGAACAAGAGTTCCACTTCTAGCAAATTCGCCTTCCCAGTGAAAAGAGATTAACTATGCAAACACCTGTCCCCGTGTCTGGTGCATAGGAGGGGTTCCATAAacattgtttctcttcctctgaatTCTGGGTATTGCTTGAGTCTCCCTCTCTAGCTTCTCACAGGTAAGGGAGGTTAGCTTGAGATTAAGCCATGTTTACAGATAACCAGCAAAGCAGAGTCCTGCAATGTGCATGGCTTTTGGGCTGTAGGGGTGGGGAGCCTGGGCCCCATGAGCCCCTCTGGCGTCGTCACCTCAGAGCCGAAACTACTTACCTGCTGGCATTTAGGTCTGCAAGGCAGTCCCCACTCCCATCTCCAGCGACTACCCAGCATGAAGTGCTGTTCAAATCGTTCCTGGATCTTGACCAGTTAGTACAGCAGGAAAGATTAAGGTCCGACCCCTGGAGGGGTTGTCTTTGCTCCCCTTCCTCTTCAGGTGGAGAATTCATCATTGACTGGACAATTTGTTACCCCCACCAACTACTCTAACGCATGCCAACATGAGACGTACAGGCATCTGTGGGCTGAGCTTCCAAGTGGATTTCATCTTTTGGCCCTGAAAACAAAAGGGCTCTGAAAACTAAATGTCTCCAGAGGCCTGAAGACATTTAACATGTGAGATGCTCCCATgccacccctcctgccccagcaTTCTCCACCTGCCTTACCCTGCTTTAGGTTTTTCTTAGCACTTCTAACACCACATGATTTActattgtttgtttcttcctcttaGAATGTAATTTCAGTGATGACAGAAGTCTCTATTTTGTTAGTGTATCCCAAGCACCTAGAACTATGTGTGCAGCACagagtaggtacttaataaaaaCCTGCTGAATGAATGTGAGTATTGTACAGAGGGGGGCAGAGAGGTCCAAAGAAGGGTAGTGACTGCCTGGGGTGTACAGCATCATCAGAGGCTGGAGTCTTATCTGAATCTCTGTTGACCCATAGTCTTCCCTGATTTGGGTCCAGTTTGgcccctctgccccagccccagccccaggctttCTAGGTTGCAGGATTTCAGGAGCCATGTGCTCTAGTCCCCCGCTTCCATACTTCAGTTATCCAAGGTGTGAACTTTTGCTTTTCATCTCCCCACCTCTCCACACAGCACATTACAAGGGTTAAGGAAAGGCCTTCCTAGTGCTGAGGTTGCTCAGCTGACAGCTCAGTGAGCTCTAGGGGACAAAAGGGTGTCAGACTCACCATCAAGGACAGAGAGACAGGTGGAGGACAAGCTGGCCAGCAGCAAGACAGTGAAGAATTTCACGGTGACTCTGTGGCAGGGTCTCTTTTCCCTGGGGAGGTGTTGTTGACCAGGCAGACTGGCAGGggctttgtttattttggggTAGGGATGGGTCTGGGGAAACTGGTTCAGGATTGGAGCTGGGACCACTCCAGGTTTCCCCTCCCAAGTTCCCTATtccaaatacatttgtttttgggAACTGGAGCTTCTGGGAAACCAGTTGACAGGAAAGTGAGGCCCCTAGTATTCCCCCTGGCCCAGGCTATGCCAAGGGTGTGCCAGCCCAAGGCTCCATCTCTGGAATTCCTTGGAATAATTGGGTGTGGTTTCCTTCCTTCATGGTACTTATTAccatgaataattttatttttatttgtcatcatttaattaatattgttCTCCCTCAAGAGAATGGAACTTCCATGATGGCTGAGattatatctgttttgtttgtcattGTTTTTCCAGCACCTAGAAAggagctggcacatagtaagggcCTGAAATATATCAGTAGGGTAAATGAATAAAGTAAGGACGGGTGGTCCTCCAGGCAGGTGGTCCTCCAGGCAGGTGGTCCTCCAGTTTACAGATAAAGCTCTCCATCACGTCAGGAATGAAGGAGCCAGGCAGTTCAAGGAAGTCcaactacatgccaggcactgtcctaaatATGTTCATATGAAGTATTTTACTTAATTCCTGATGGTTGTGAGGTATGTGCTATTTATCAAGCAAAACAAACTGATGTTCACAGAGGTGAGGTGACTTTCACAAGGTCACACGACTGGGTCAATTTGAACCCAGGTTGGTCTAACTTCAAACCCTATGCCTTCCACATCTAGGGTCTAGGGATCTAGAAATGGACCAAATGGAGCAGGGGGACGCCCGCAGGGCACCTGAGGCGAGAGCAGGCGGGGGATGCACCTAGGACGTGGTCCTGGGCCCAGGGACCGAACTAGTTGATCTCTTCTGCCCTCCTCCAGCTAGAACTTTTGGTGATCTCTCTGGAAACTGTTTTTGGATCATTTCCAAGAAGGAGATGGCTGCTGCACCTTGTTGGGCATGTGGGGTCCCACTGAGGGTAAGCTCCCACTTGGAGACCACAGAGAACTCTGAGCTGTGCCAGCCCAGATGAGGCCTTCTTCCCACAGTGGGAGGGAGGAGCCCGGGGACTGGCAGTCATCCTCCAATTGCTCTAGTGCTGTTTTCTCCTTAAGGCAGCGGTGATGTGAAGGAAGGGAGTGTGTCTTTGTCTGCCAcccacctccccttcctcctggaTTTCCCCCTCTTAGTGCAACCTCCCATCCTACAGCCCAAGAGCACTTAGGAACAAGCAGGAACAGAGGAGGGCATTCACAGTGAGTCCTCAGCTTTCCAGGCTTATTTCCTAATACCCCTAGTAATTCACAAGTTTAGGCTTCCAGACAAGGCTATTTTGGTGATTTCTCATGGCTCTTCTGGCCTTCAGTCTGTCCCCACTACAGTCCTCTGTGCTAATGCTGGAGGAACCTCCTGAAGTTCATGCCACAGCTCTACTCAAAAGTCTTTAATGACCATCCGTTACCCATACAAAAAAGTCCAGGCTCCTTGGCCATGTGTTCAAAGCCCTCCATATTTCAGACCTCATCTCTGGCCTCTGTGAATTACTCCCTGctcactgtagtgttatatttgtGCTCACTCTGGTCCTCTGTCAGGAGTGTGCTTTCCTCTCCATCTTCCTGCTGTGTTCCTGTATCATAACCCACCTCAGATGTTACCTCCTTTTTCACCATTGTACCTGCCTTGGTTAGTCACCTCACCTCTGCGGTCCCACAATACATTCTTCACATCTTCATCTTTCCATCCTTATATTCCACTACTACTTACTGAGTGTCTgccattttttaagttttggggAGATGATGGTGAGCAAGATTGCCTGGCCCTGGCCTTATGTTTTTTACCGTCTAGCATTTATCACACTCTATTGTAATTCTGTTTAAATCTATTGCTCCTACTGGCCAATTACCATTTTGAGGGCAAGagccacagtttatttatctctgtatccGAATTGATTTAGCACAGATCTTAACACTGATAAGTGTTCCTGTTTGGTAAATTGAATCAGTCAATTTGCCTGTTCAAAGCTGGCACCTGGGGGATATGTTTGCCATGAGTGAGGAAGGAGGGACCTCTGAGACGACTTCCTCAACACTTAAATATTCCAACAAGGTTGTGTTGAGTGtctacttactatatgccagaaaTGATGTAGGTCCTGGAACTTTAACACTGAGCAAAACAGACCTGGTCCCTGCTCTCCCAGGTAAAATGCAAACCAACCAGTtcaatgtgaatttcagataaacagtaaatacatttttcagtatAAGTATGTCTCAAATATGGGACACACTTACACTAAAACTTTgcttattgtttatctgaaattcacatttaactgggtgttctgtgttttgtttggtAAATATGATAATCCTACCCCAGGGTTCCAGAGCAGCCTCCACACTCTGCCCTCTGTCCCTCCAAGAGCCCAGACTCCACCTGTGTGCTCAGCTCCCCACCTGTGTAGTGGAAAGATGGACTGAAGAGGTGTCCAAGTATCACAGCTATTGTTCC contains:
- the LOC117028816 gene encoding LOW QUALITY PROTEIN: glycosylation-dependent cell adhesion molecule 1-like (The sequence of the model RefSeq protein was modified relative to this genomic sequence to represent the inferred CDS: deleted 1 base in 1 codon) → MPGTTVVGLEKRPCHRVTVKFFTVLLLASLSSTCLSVLDGPKDEIHLEAQPTDTRGQVLSKNDQVSREGLSKESAISREEPVSEEEVVIESIERPKNQTPELLHPIPRRIVFRNAAFQLEEMTELTPGASTTSEEKLAKLGHKIGKNLDKTVKETVNYLKSLFPRASEVKKP